CTGCACTGATCTGGCTCCAGCTTGAACCCCGTCCTGCCTGCACTGAACTGGCTCCAGCTTGAACCCCGTCCTGCCTGCACTGATCTGGCTCCAGCTTGAACCCCGTCCTGCCTGCACTGATCTGGCTCCAGCTTGAACCCCGTCCTGCCTGCACTGAACTGACTCCAGCTTGAACCCCGTCCTGCCAGCACTAATCTGGCTCCAGCTTGAACCCCGTCCTGCCAGCACTGAACTGGCTCCAGCTTGAACCCCGTCCTGCCTGCACTGAACTGACTCCAGCTTGAACCCCGTCCTGCCAGCACTAATCTGGCTCCAGCTTGAATCCCGTCCTGCCAGCACTGAACTGACTCCAGCTTGAACCCATCCTGCACTGATCTGGCTCCAGCTTGAACCCCGTCCTGCCAGCACTGAACTGACTCCAGCTTGAACCCGTCCTGCACTGAACTGACTCCAGCTTGAACCCCGTCCTGCCTGCACTAATCTGGCTCCAGCTTGAACCCCGTCCTGCCTGCACTGGACTGA
The DNA window shown above is from Erinaceus europaeus chromosome 2, mEriEur2.1, whole genome shotgun sequence and carries:
- the LOC132533071 gene encoding uncharacterized protein LOC132533071, whose product is MGFKMEPGHCRQDGAQAGARSVQAGRGSSWNQCRQDGVQAGARSVQAGRGSSWSQISAGRTGFKLESVQCRQDGVQAGARLVQAGRGSSWSQFSAGRVQAGVSSVLAGRGSSWSQISAGWVQAGVSSVLAGRDSSWSQISAGRTGFKLESVQCRQDGVQAGASSVLAGRGSSWSQISAGRTGFKLESVQCRQDGVQAGARSVQAGRGSSWSQISAGRTGFKLEPVQCRQDGVQAGARSVQAGRDSSWSQISAGRMGFKLEPVQCRQDGVQAGARSVQAGRGSSWSQVSAGRTGLELEPPTAVGCFSS